Proteins from one Camelina sativa cultivar DH55 chromosome 8, Cs, whole genome shotgun sequence genomic window:
- the LOC104709486 gene encoding ubiquitin-conjugating enzyme E2-17 kDa-like, giving the protein MSQFSSTHLRHALKSLNKDHSTNVTAVIVDDNIFKWETTLIGPVNTPYEGGVFKMSIHFPCDYPNNPPKVCFKTKIFHPNISERGAIYLRVLKSTYWHPMPIIWLFKTIVEKLIEPELDDEDQVDKNLANLYKTDRAWFEETTIEMTNQYAGRAN; this is encoded by the exons ATGTCACAATTTTCTTCAACCCATCTAAGGCATGCCTTGAAATCTTTGAACAAGGATCATTCGACAAATGTCACAGCAG taATTGTTGATGACAACATTTTCAAGTGGGAGACTACTTTAATCGGACCAGTGAACACCCCATATGAAGGAGGAGTATTTAAAATGAGTATTCACTTTCCGTGTGATTACCCAAATAATCCCCCAAAG GtttgtttcaaaacaaaaattttccaCCCAAACATATCCGAAAGAGGTGCTATATACCTAAGAGTGTTGAAGTCCACATATTGGCATCCCATGCCGATTATTTGGCTTTTCAAGACAATAGTGGAGAAGTTGATTGAACCAGAGCTTGATGATGAGGACCAGGTCGATAAAAATCTTGCCAACCTCTACAAAACCGATAGGGCATGGTTTGAAGAGACGACAATAGAGATGACAAACCAATACGCTGGGAGAGCAAACTGA
- the LOC104709487 gene encoding WPP domain-containing protein 3-like, whose amino-acid sequence MAETTDTIYTTVLTPQPESESSKKRSSDATSSKVEPEPEKKHGGTTTISVWPPTQLSRDYLLNMLINILSTDSCLSKRYRTLNPEEASAVAKSIEEDAYVVGSKLVSSDGIKNLEAYTEEFSYRITKCAEDRWKKMNATAVPEPEEA is encoded by the coding sequence ATGGCAGAAACTACCGATACAATCTATACCACCGTCCTAACGCCGCAGCCTGAATCAGAAAGCTCTAAAAAACGCAGTTCTGACGCAACATCCTCAAAAGTCGAACCAGAACCAGAGAAGAAACATGGAGGAACCACCACGATCTCCGTTTGGCCACCGACTCAGTTAAGCCGCGATTACCTCTTGAATATGCTTATCAATATATTATCCACAGACTCGTGCCTCTCCAAGAGATACAGAACGCTTAACCCTGAGGAAGCGTCCGCCGTTGCGAAATCTATCGAGGAAGATGCTTACGTCGTCGGATCAAAGCTCGTGTCGAGTGATGGGATTAAAAATCTTGAGGCCTATACTGAAGAGTTTAGCTATCGTATCACTAAATGTGCGGAGGACcgatggaagaagatgaacgcAACTGCAGTTCCTGAACCAGAAGAGGCTTAA
- the LOC109125929 gene encoding uncharacterized protein LOC109125929, producing the protein MALIERDPGGPTPDYDEEGEDRDQFHIEQMIEEFVDEPPIRHDVYPESEDDGDNGPVRARTNMRRGNGELFYKQAFFNGVAFKEAVLDYVLKTGRNLKQYRYDKAKIGFKCVGVNDEDGSKCEWKVYASILSNDKMWRINRFIDKHSCIPNGECEMLTVPHIARLFVDKIRDDPEFFMPRKIEEIVKADWKISITRPQCQAARKTALKWIEREYDEQFHRLRDYAAEIMEANPNSHVEVECITDDDGKDMFNRFYVCFDNIRRTWMATCRPIIGIDGCFLKNKIKGQLLVALGRDANNGIYPIAWGVVKVENYENWLWFAKLLKE; encoded by the coding sequence ATGGCGTTAATCGAGAGAGATCCCGGCGGCCCAACACCTGATTAcgacgaagaaggtgaagataGAGACCAATTTCACATCGAGCAGATGATTGAGGAGTTTGTCGATGAACCTCCAATCCGCCACGATGTGTACCCAGAGAGTGAAGACGACGGTGACAATGGTCCGGTAAGAGCTCGTACGAATATGAGGCGTGGTAATGGGGAGTTGTTCTACAAGCAGGCGTTTTTCAATGGGGTGGCTTTCAAGGAGGCGGTTCTCGATTATGTTCTCAAAACTGGGAGAAATCTGAAGCAGTACAGGTATGATAAAgcgaaaatagggtttaaatgTGTTGGTGTTAATGATGAGGATGGATCTAAATGTGAGTGGAAGGTTTATGCGTCAATTCTGTCAAATGATAAGATGTGGAGGATCAATAGGTTCATCGATAAGCATAGCTGTATTCCAAATGGAGAGTGTGAGATGTTAACAGTGCCGCATATAGCtaggttgtttgttgataagaTTAGGGATGATCCTGAGTTCTTCATGCCAAGGAAGATTGAAGAAATTGTAAAGGCAGATTGGAAGATCAGTATCACTAGGCCTCAGTGTCAAGCTGCTAGGAAGACAGCTTTAAAGTGGATTGAGAGGGAGTATGATGAGCAGTtccatagattaagagattatgcaGCTGAGATTATGGAAGCAAACCCGAATTCACATGTTGAGGTCGAATGTATTACGGATGATGATGGTAAAGACATGTTCAACAggttctatgtttgttttgacaACATAAGAAGAACATGGATGGCGACTTGTAGGCCGATCATAGGAATTGATGGTTGCTTTTTGAAGAATAAGATTAAGGGTCAGCTATTGGTAGCTTTAGGCAGAGATGCAAACAATGGTATATATCCAATAGCATGGGGAGTTGTCAAGGTTGAGAACTATGAAAATTGGTTATGGTTTGCTAAGTTGTTGAAAGAA
- the LOC104709488 gene encoding uncharacterized protein At4g04775-like produces MSNSTESSSSRARGRVFGVPKSCWCGEAVVALISKSDPNPYRRYYRCSFAATNKLRNDEHVFKWVDEALLNEVDALAMKNAGLEQQLKELRTERLEFDTLVYEKMEKEVLEKVEDGLGEAKSWNKKMMSVVLLVCMVMIVLSKVVG; encoded by the exons ATGAGCAATTCGACCGAATCATCCAGTTCTCGTGCGAGAGGAAGAGTGTTCGGTGTGCCAAAGAGTTGTTGGTGCGGGGAAGCTGTTGTAGCTTTGATCTCGAAATCTGATCCGAATCCTTACCGGAGATACTACCGTTGTAGTTTTGCTGCAACAAATAAG CTTCGGAACGATGAACATGTGTTCAAGTGGGTCGATGAAGCTTTGCTGAATGAGGTAGATGCATTGGCTATGAAGAATGCTGGACTTGAGCAACAATTGAAAGAGCTTAGGACAGAGAGGTTGGAGTTTGATACTCTGGTttatgagaagatggagaaggaggtCTTGGAGAAGGTTGAAGATGGTTTAGGTGAAGCCAAATCATGgaataagaagatgatgagtgtTGTATTGTTAGTCTGTATGGTCATGATTGTACTAAGCAAAGTAGTTGGTTGA